The genomic interval ACCTCAAAGGAACacggaaggaaaagaaaacaagctaTGAAAGTGCTGCTGAACCAACACATTTTATTAACTGACAAGGCACCTTCAATCCCCCCTCCAAGTCACACAAAAATGACCTTTTTCTCTCAATCCTTATAGCTCCAGATTCAAGTGTTTTAACAACAAACCTTGGAAAAACTTAAAGCACCCTCAGTTTCCTAAACAAGTTTTTCTAAACCTTTATTTCTTGATTAATAACCCCCCTGATGAATCCTGCATATGCCACTTAACACACTAATCCAAAAAAGTTCACTATAAGAACAAGAACGTGATAAATCCAGAGAAAATTTTAATAGAAGCAACAAAAGCCAAGTCCTGCAAGAGCCTGGTGGAAGGTTCCAAGTTCCCAAAAGAAGGGAATCAATTTCCTACAGGGGATCTGCGACCCTATAGCAGGCGAGGGTGAAGCCGGGCTGTGCCATGCGGCGGAGGCTGCCACCTGGGCACTCCCACCATTCTTCGCAGACGGGTCAGAACGCGAGACGAGAGCCCGACTCTGAGCGAACCCGCACCAATGCCCTTTGCCCGTCGGCCCGGGACACTCCGCAAACCCACCGCGTCCAGGTCTCAGGAGCCCTGACTTCTCCGGAGACCCAGGAGACGGGCGGGGGAGAGGGGGGCTCCAGGCGGCAGCCCGGCCCCGGAGCGTAACCCACCTGAGCAGACTGGAGAGGGGATGGCTGGAGGAGCCAaggccgctgccgccgccgccgccgccgccgccgccgccgccaccggagCCGCTaccgctgctgccgccgccgcccccgAAGCCTGAGGAGAGCCGCTTCCCAGACAGCAGCTTCTCCACGGCCGGGAGGTGCCCGGTGCGGGCCGCCTCCAGCAGTTCCTGCTCCTTCCCCATCCCCAGGGCCGCCGTCCCCTGGGTCCCCTTCTCGGGGCCGCCGCAGAGACCGCACGAGCTCCCAAACTTTCCGTCTCCGGGCAACGCACCCCCGAAACCGGCCGAGGACACCACCCCCTCTCCTCCCTCGACTTCCCCCCCCCTCCCTTCAAGAACGTCACTTCCGGGATCTGGCGTCACGCGCCCCCGCGCCCCGCCCCTTACCCACCTAGCTGGGCGGGGCTCAGCGGGCAGGAGCAGGTGGCTGTGATCTGCGGGAAAGGGTCCCTGGTGTGCGGAGATACGCCTCCGGGGTCAAGAGGCAATCGCGGTGTGGACACCCGCTGGACGGGTGTAAAGGAACGAAAGAGGCCCACCTGTATGCACCTTAAGAGAGAGGTGCGCTCCTGCTCCAAAGGTTTTGGGGGCCCAAAGGACAGGAAATACGGTAATTCATAGAGGCTGTATGGAAACAAAGACAGCAATGTAACGCGCAGCTACATTTATAAATCCATTCTTTCAGCATGCATAAATCAAATACGTAATGGGGTGTGGAAACCTAGTCGTACAGAGGTGAATAAAATGCCCCCCTCTGTACCTCAGGGAGGGAAggtaagataattttaaaatagaaattttccaCTTCTTCATGCTCCCAATCCCTGAAATGGCTCACTAAAGCGAAACATTCAAAGGAAAGACCTCCCCTCCCGTTAGGATTTGTTTCCTCTTACTCTTGAAGAGATTAAccagatttaaataaaaaatcaggTTCGTGAAATCGACCCCAATCTTGAGTACTAGTGAATTGGAAAACTTTAATTGAATAGAAACTACATTTTGTTTCTGGTACTAGCACCGTCCCTGGATCGAAGTAGGCGCTCAATAGTTGTGGAGTTAATAAATGGATTGGATAAACTCTGTTCAATATGTGACATTTGTTTAGGTGCTTGAGGAACGGAAGAAAAATGCTGGAATTCGACGTAAACTCAGGCCTGCGGTCTGTGTCCAATTGAATGTCCGAGGTTGAGTCCCTGCCTGAAAGTTTACCAGGTAGCCGCATTCCAAGACACGGGCGGACAACAGAATTGAGTTTTCTCCCGTCCCGAAACTTGACTCTTGAGGAAAGCGGATTAAGTAAGGCGTTAACTGACATTGTGTTTTTAGAAAGGCGGAAGGGGAAAAGAAGTCCTTCATCACACACAGCTCTCCTTTACGAACGGCTTCCCGAAGTGGAAAATTCACAAACTGAATTCCGTATCTTCAATTTTCCCTCTTGCCACAGCCACCAAATCAGAATTAAAACGGAGCCCTGAAATCCTCTCCGCGCGTCTGGAACTGAGCGCTCCGAGAAGCTGTAGAGATGATGTCATCGCAGAGCGACAAAAGGAAGTGAGCTCCTGGGCTGCTGTGCCTCGCGCCATCCGCAGTGCTCGAGTCTGACAGCTCTAcgatctcccctcccctcctcttctcGCGGCGATGGATAATGCCTGCGAGTCGCTCACGGAAAAAGGTGGAGAGGCAGGGGCGTCAGAAGAGACCTCTGCTGTCCCCGGAGGCGCTGCGGCTACTGACACTGAGGGAATCCCGGAGGAAGCTGAAGGAGGAGATGCGGACTTGAAAGAAGCTTCGCTAGAGGAAAGCCAGGTAGGGTTGAGGCCGGAGGAGTTCTCTGAGACTGTGTTACCGGCTGCTCGACCGGCTTTCTGGTTGGTCCCTGCCAAGCTAAAGTAACTTGAACTCGCAAAACTCCCTCTGGATCTACAGTTGCGGGGCGGGTGGAGAAGAGGGAGGAGACAAAACTATAGAGCTGGTTCGGTCCCAGAGACCCAAGCACGGGTTAATATTTTAATCCCAACCCTTAGGTATTAAAGCTACCTCTAACGGTATTTTAAGTAGCCTCTTGGTTTTCCTGGTGAGGAAATTGTGATCGGATGCCACAGGGAGACCTATTGCAAGAGCTAGAACCCAGGATTCGTAGGACCCCTTTAACCGCAATATGGTTTCTCTTAGATGTTCCTTAAGCATAACTTTGTCATTATACACTGCAGAGTCGTTAAAGGAAGACTTTGAGGGAGTTACTGTTTTAGTCACGTTCTTTACCCCCTTGGGACATTTAACTGCTACGGGTGACCTGGGGGCTAATGACCAAGAGTGTCTATAACGTAAAACACACCGAACCCATCAATTGTATCACCGCAAGAGCTCAGCACTGTTGCCTAGCTGAGCATCGGTCAGAAGACCAGAATCTCAGCATTCTCCTGAGCTCCGTTTCTAGAGAATCTTGGGGTCTTAGAGCTATAAGGGACTTAAAGAGATCATGGGGAAGGACACTGCATTAGATGGACACAGCTGTTCAGAGCATAAAGTTGCATCAAAATATGTAAACTAAGAACTttcagaaaaagggagaaaggtaATGAAACTATTTTAAGAAGGAACCTTTAAAGCAGATCTCAGGACAAAAAGGGTTTGAACAATAATTAGCTTAGTCCAGTGGGGAGCTCACTACTTACAGAAATTTGCACCCAACAAAAGACAAAATTCTTTGTTTGATGCTTCTGAAACGCTTGTAAAAACTGATCATATACCAGACCACAAAGAAAAACATGAGTAAAACTGTGTTCATTACTTATGTGGGGAGAGATAAATACTAAGAGATAAACCTATATTCAAAAAGTTTTCAGTCATGTAGATGATACAGATACTGGTTGGATGGAGAGGACTTTTCTGACATCCCCTCTAAAGAATGAGACCAGGAGAGTGGACTCAGGGGGAGAATGGTTTCATGATCTTGGCATTTCATTGCCCTTGTAAATAGATGCTGGAGCTATGATCATAGTTAACTTAGAATATTGGATTGTTTAGTTGGTTTTCTTTCCACAGCTGGACTATAAACTTCTTTAGGAGAGAGAGTGTATCTTACACTTGATGGTATAGCTGGTGCCTGGAATCAGAAGACTAGTGAACAAATGGATTTGTTGTACTCCAATGAGAATGATGTCTTCTTACCTTGTGCAAGTCTGGAAAGTAGGCCAAACATATAATAGCGTTTCTTTCATCTTCTCAGCTCAAGAGTCAGGACATCTCAGATTTAACAGGAGTTGAAAGGGAAGATTCAGCATTACTTACTCCTGcagccaaaaaaatgaaaatagataccaaagaaaagaaagagaagaagcaGAAAGTAGATGAAGATGAGATTCAAAAGATGCAGTGAGTTACTTTATGATCTTTTCCCATGTCCAAGACTGACTTGACAACACTAAGTTAATGCATTTGTGTtggtctttaattaaaaaaaaaaaaactgtaaagaaaataaagcaaatattatgtTACAGTACAgaaactaaaaataagtaaaaagaaaaatatcacctTACCACCAGAAATAAACATTGTTAATATTTGGATATATGGTCTCCAAGATGGTTTCTGtaatatatatctataaatataactaaatatgttttttttcaaaGATGTTAAATACTCTTTGTAACCTGGTTTTTTGCATTATATTTGGTGAATGTTTCTCATGTCAGTAATCATAAATCTAGGTCAtagtttttttcaaaataagaattgCTTCATTATGTTTTCCGATTGTAAAAGTAGTATGGGCTCATGGCAAATAATtgagagaatacagaaaaataggaaaaaaaataacccatAATCCCACCACCTAGAATTTACCCTGGGTACATACATATTTGGATATACaccttttcagattttttttgttaatgtttgaTATGTATagctaaatatttttatgttgttaAATTTGCCCATAAATCATTGATTTTAGTGGCTGCATTGTAATCCATTATATAGACTAACCATATTTTAACTAATCCCTACAGCTcttctggttttttttcttctgacatGATGAGTATCTTTGAGCCCATCTTTGCATATTTGTCCATTTACTTCCTAAATATACTCCTAGAAATGAACATTTTCAAAGGGATTTCATGCATATTTCCAAATTCTTCTCTAAATCCTTGTTCCACTTCACACTTTGTCAGCACGTATGACTTTGTATTCTCCCATTCTAATACCATTCTTTTTAATACTTGTCTGATTTATGAAATTTTTTATCgtttatcattttcatttctctagttaATGGTGAATATAATTATTTCCCCtctatatttattggccattggtATTTTTGTGAATTTCCTGTTCATGTCGTTTGCTCTTTTCCTAAAGTTAGTATGGCcatctttttatttcaaaatgttaaagtATTCATGCTTTTCCAtatgttttacaaatatattcccccaaatCAGTTAATATTAAAAACTACTGGTTTGAATATTAATGTGTTTAATTTTTACCATCAATGTGAAATATAGTAAGGTAGTTATGGGGAGAGAGAGCCTAATTATATTAAATACTGTTTATATATATTACTGTATATGAAAACACAATCTATATGGTATGGTAAAGTGATCCAACATTGTCGTTGAAGTTTTTATTCTTAATGAAGAAAGTTATGTTTCACTTGTTTTAAAGTTTCTTAAAAGTAGGAATGCTTTATATTCGTTCCTCCTAAGTTCAAGCCTAATGCTATTGACCCTTGAAAATTCATTTTCTAATTATCTGAGGCTTGCTTTTATTGATGTAATAATGTATCTCGAGCCTTCATTCTTATAAGCCAACTTAATAACCTGAATCTTTGTCTAGAATCctggtttcttctttttctgaggaGCAGCTCAACCGTTATGAAATGTATCGCCGGTCAGCTTTTCCTAAGGCAGCCATTAAAAGGGTAAGAATGGACTACCACACTTTATTTGTCAGATATGAGAACTGAACTAGACTCAAAAGCTATGTCCATTGGCATCTTGAGGTGAGGTGTTTGTCAAATTGGTGGATAATTTaggtgggaaaataaaaatagatgttcTTTAATTGACCAGTTGCACTTTTGTATTTCAGGGATAGGTCTTGACATAATATAGGTCATTGTACACCTGCATTCTTGTTTGAATAGTCTCAATTTCAGCATTCAGCCTTTGGTAAAcactttttcagaaaaaaagaaactcataTGGGTAGTATAAGCCAGTCCTTGACTGTATTAATCACAAGAGTCTTTGTCTTCTTTCAAGCTGATCCAGTCCATCACTGGCACCTCTGTGTCTCAGAATGTTGTTATTGCTATGTCTGGTATTTCCAAGGTTTTCGTCGGGGAGGTGGTAGAAGAAGGTGAGTGTTCATACAGATACTGGATTGAACCtgtgttggttttatttttaagaatatctATACTGATGAACTTATTAAAGCACCTGTGGGAGTTACCATTTGTACTGGAAGTTGACCAAGTGGGGATGCTTGTATTCAGGAGAACATGACCATTATCCCTTGAAAGTTTGAATACTGGAAAGCAAGAAACATCTAGGAAATCCCCCTGAGTCTTGTTCTCAACCCAGGGTGACAAAAGCAgactttgtatttttctctaaTGGACTTTGTTCATTGGTGCTACCAAATGAAAGGTGCAAGAAAAGTGATCACTGGGGCTGACCAGTGTGGTATGGCAAGGAGTTGTCCCTAATATTATGACCCCTGGGAACTGCCCCCCTGTCCATCAAGTAAAGAACCTGGCTGCTGCCCATTGCTAATCTTTAGCCagtgaaatgtttcattttttaaggagAAGATATGTTTTAAGCCGTTGCTTATGATAAAGCCTGATAAGGGATATTATGCTAAAGCTAACATACTTTGTAGCATTCCCTTAAGGGAAAATGTCTTCGTTTATTTCCTTAGCAAGCTTAAGGAGGGTTAATGAGAATTACAGGACTCAAAAGGTCAGTGATTAATAAGCTCTAGTGTGACAATGGAATCTTTTCCTTACCCTCCTCTGTTTAGCACTGGATGTGTGTGAGAAGTGGGGAGAATTGCCACCACTGCAACCTAAACATATGAGAGAAGCTGTTCGGAGGTTAAAGTCAAAGGGGCAAATCCCCAACTCGAAGCATAAAAAAATCATCTTCCTCTAGACCGAAGTCCAGAAAGGCCTTTTACTAAAGGAACAAGTACTGGTTCCAGACTTCCTATTGGATGAGACTTTCTACACTGGTGCTTTAGTATCTCAGTCCTCCAAGGATTCCATTGATGATTTTAATGTCTTTATCAAAACTCATATTCATCACATCCAGAAGTCTGCATGCAGCCTGCCTCATACTTACCCTTTCTGTATATTGGGACCTCTTATGGCATTTCGAGGCATTTAACTCTTTCTTGGCTAGTTGAAAGAAGAAAGTGCATGGGCCTTAAGCATTTTCTGGACAGGGGAGCTGCTTTCAGAGAGAAAACCTTTCCAAGGGAGATTTGACTGTTTCACACTGAAGCCTGAAGTTGCTATGACTTAGGTTTCTTACATCTGGTTTTTTGTAGATGAAAACAACCAGAAACTTTTGTGATATGCTACCATGAAGGACCCACTACTAGGAGTAGTGGAATAGTTTGTTCCTATAAGTATTTTAAGATTTCCCTATGGATGTTGGTGAGTGATCATTAAACTGTGTTTCAACTTGCCATATGTTGTTCATTTTCTGTCTAGCTGGTTGGAATGGGGAGAAGTTCATCATTCTTTTTTGGGGGCAGGGTAAAACTGGTCTCGACTGTTTTGTGAAAATTTGAGCCCTTCTCATTTTCTACTAGAACCATTTAAACTTTTTCTCACAAACAAGTACTAAAGcacttaaaaataatgtaaaagccCTTATATTCCAGATTCCTATAAACAGATATACCAAAACCAATACTGCTTAAtaagtttaattttcttttttcaggtgGTTCACAGAACCAGTACAACTCAAGGTTTGATTAGATATTGCAACATTAAAATTTCCCAATACTGACCATATTCCAGTTCATCAGATATATTCTCACTGTTTTCCTCAATAGAGGGGAATGCAGGGATCTTTTATTGACAGGGATTAGCAGTAATAAGGCTACTGTTCATAATTGGCAATCCCCAAGAATTCTTTCCTCTGTATCATTCAGTGTCACAGGGAGAAGGGTTTTGAAgctattttcttttaaagctttCCTGAGCATGTCTTAGTAAAAATTCCAATTCTGTTTAGCACCCTGAGTGGGGAAACAGCTTAAACTCACAAAGTTGGGCAAATCTGACTTAGTAGCTTATATTAAAACTCATGGCTTTAAATGTACTTAGCCAGTAGAGAAGTCACTTCAGTGAGGCATTCCACAAAGAAATGCTGTAAGACTCAGACTAAAACTTGACCAAAAaccaatgaactagaagaaaaaaaaaaaaattcagctctAACAGGTATTTTTTCTTAATGGTTATAGGAACTCTATCTATTGCAATTTGAAATATTGGATAAGGCTGAAACTTAAAAATAACAAGGGAGAAAGACAATAGCCCAAGTCTGGCCACTTAGCAAAGCCCCAGTTTAAACTTATCCAAGAGTGTTTCCCCTTGTGTCCGTtaggaaatggggaaaataatccCCACTCAACAATAGCTACTATCCATACCTACCCAGAGGTGAACAGGAATATTCCTATTCTAGCAGAAGGCAGGGATAGATCCAGGTGAAGGCTATAGAGCCCGAAAGGATAGCATATCACACCAGCTTATCTTGATACAATGACTATGGTTAAACTGTAAGGCAATGAG from Manis pentadactyla isolate mManPen7 chromosome 16, mManPen7.hap1, whole genome shotgun sequence carries:
- the TAF11 gene encoding transcription initiation factor TFIID subunit 11 isoform X1, encoding MDNACESLTEKGGEAGASEETSAVPGGAAATDTEGIPEEAEGGDADLKEASLEESQLKSQDISDLTGVEREDSALLTPAAKKMKIDTKEKKEKKQKVDEDEIQKMQILVSSFSEEQLNRYEMYRRSAFPKAAIKRLIQSITGTSVSQNVVIAMSGISKVFVGEVVEEDEETDSRSQLRVKLRKTQVSSLLAKCFSHLTTWVTARLQKTLDKRLYMKVLLKLKSAEGIWEISVPSALYFYEPK
- the TAF11 gene encoding transcription initiation factor TFIID subunit 11 isoform X3; its protein translation is MDNACESLTEKGGEAGASEETSAVPGGAAATDTEGIPEEAEGGDADLKEASLEESQLKSQDISDLTGVEREDSALLTPAAKKMKIDTKEKKEKKQKVDEDEIQKMQILVSSFSEEQLNRYEMYRRSAFPKAAIKRHWMCVRSGENCHHCNLNI
- the TAF11 gene encoding transcription initiation factor TFIID subunit 11 isoform X2 yields the protein MDNACESLTEKGGEAGASEETSAVPGGAAATDTEGIPEEAEGGDADLKEASLEESQLKSQDISDLTGVEREDSALLTPAAKKMKIDTKEKKEKKQKVDEDEIQKMQILVSSFSEEQLNRYEMYRRSAFPKAAIKRLIQSITGTSVSQNVVIAMSGISKVFVGEVVEEALDVCEKWGELPPLQPKHMREAVRRLKSKGQIPNSKHKKIIFL